One Chitinispirillales bacterium genomic window carries:
- the queC gene encoding 7-cyano-7-deazaguanine synthase QueC, protein MERQERGMKKAVVLLSGGLDSSTCAAIAKDENFEIYAMSFCYGQRHSIEIDCAKKIARFLSVKEHKIINIDVGIFMNNSLTENFEVPKNRKEICIPNTYVPARNTLFLSYALAFSESINSHDIFIGVTAVDYSGYPDCRPDYIEQYQKMANLATKAGRNGNPIIIHAPLINLSKSEIIKTGFKLGVRYELTHSCYSPSVDGSACGECDSCIHRKNGFIEANISDPTRYVNK, encoded by the coding sequence GCTGCGATTGCGAAAGATGAAAATTTTGAAATTTATGCAATGAGCTTTTGTTATGGGCAGCGACATTCGATTGAAATTGACTGTGCAAAAAAGATTGCTCGGTTTTTATCTGTAAAAGAACACAAAATAATAAATATTGATGTTGGAATTTTTATGAACAATTCTCTGACTGAAAATTTTGAAGTTCCCAAAAATCGTAAAGAAATTTGCATTCCAAACACTTACGTTCCCGCACGAAATACGCTTTTTTTATCATACGCATTGGCTTTTTCCGAAAGCATAAATTCTCACGATATTTTTATAGGAGTAACCGCAGTCGATTATTCCGGTTATCCGGACTGCCGTCCTGATTACATTGAGCAATATCAAAAAATGGCAAATTTAGCGACAAAGGCGGGGCGTAACGGCAACCCTATAATTATTCACGCCCCTCTGATAAATTTAAGCAAATCCGAAATTATTAAAACAGGATTCAAATTAGGCGTTAGATACGAGCTTACGCATAGTTGTTATTCGCCTTCCGTTGACGGCTCGGCTTGCGGAGAATGCGACAGCTGCATACACAGAAAAAACGGATTTATTGAAGCGAATATTTCTGACCCGACAAGGTATGTGAATAAATGA